From a region of the Solanum stenotomum isolate F172 chromosome 2, ASM1918654v1, whole genome shotgun sequence genome:
- the LOC125855406 gene encoding transcription factor bHLH84-like, whose product MEHVGAFFDEEWESLSKLFSSTETADFMFQLQGDHGSLYSMNGSDNAGSSYGTDNPQVAFSQLSDEANNNFQYFSQESSITSCGSDHGMFFTNPSHEHLQHSNNIDDVNNQLLQVAINNNLPDEYQSIDFFDMDSKNLENLCINQDFQADMTYKEEMVCDQLDNAGISPVSDKEMQLKRKCDKIAPENPKKKSRASQHAQKSTKKKAQPKRGKKNQKMIQINNEEGEEETNNNADNQIAQSSSCCSSEDDSNELNGGTVSSNTKGKSRASRGTATDPQSLYARRRRERINERLRILQTLVPNGSKVDISTMLEEAVTYVKFLQLQIKLLSSDELWMYAPLAYHGMDIGIYQKMLPHLQ is encoded by the exons ATGGAGCATGTTGGAGCTTTTTTTGATGAAGAATGGGAGTCATTGAGCAAATTATTCTCTAGTACTGAAACTGCAGATTTCATGTTTCAATTGCAAGGTGATCATGGCAGTTTGTACTCGATGAATGGTAGCGATAATGCTGGCTCGAGCTATGGGACTGATAATCCACAAGTAGCATTCTCTCAATTATCTGATGAAGCTAACAAtaactttcaatatttttctcaagaaaGTAGCATTACCAGCTGTGGAAGTGATCACGGCATGTTTTTTACTAACCCGAGCCACGAGCATCTGCAGCATTCTAACAACATTGATGATGTTAATAACCAGCTCCTTCAAGTAGCAATCAACAACAACCTTCCTGATGAGTATCAGTCCATTGATTTCTTCGATATGGACAgtaaaaatcttgaaaatttgTGTATTAATCAAGATTTTCAAGCTGACATGACCTACAAAGAAGAAATGGTATGTGATCAATTGGACAATGCTGGAATTTCCCCTGTTTCAGACAAGGAAATGCAGTTAAAAAGGAAGTGTGACAAAATAGCACCTGAAAATCCCAAGAAGAAATCGCGGGCTTCACAACAT GCACAGAAAAGTACTAAGAAAAAGGCACAgccaaaaagggggaaaaagaATCAGAAAATGATTCAAATTAACaatgaagaaggagaagaagagactAACAACAATGCAGATAACCAAATTGCACAAAGCTCAAGTTGCTGCAGCTCTGAGGATGATTCTAATGAACTAAATGGAGGCACGGTATCTTCAAACACCAAAGGAAAGTCAAGAGCTAGCAGAGGAACTGCAACAGATCCACAAAGCCTTTATGCAAGg agaagaagagaaagaatcaATGAAAGATTGAGAATCTTGCAGACCCTTGTTCCTAATGGCTCAAAG GTTGACATTAGCACAATGCTTGAAGAAGCAGTTACTTATGTGAAGTTTTTGCAGCTTCAAATTAAG TTACTGAGCTCAGATGAACTTTGGATGTATGCACCACTTGCTTACCATGGAATGGACATTGGCATCTATCAAAAGATGCTGCCACATCTGCAATGA
- the LOC125857080 gene encoding uncharacterized protein LOC125857080: MATTEQPLKKRKLYEPPPPLPQSPPPPPPPQPPPPLPQQQSALTFQQSNAAPPLSQDEILRRRRNQEEIRNAYECYKRIKFCISQNDDRLSVELEQAYLSLLTASRGCTSVQRLVADFIPRFASYCPTALEAAVKVVINMHNWKLALIGKGEDTDGVAFDTAKVCIFGLADICRSAAAEAPTSSVIRGICTTVFRDALTFFISCFEGKDVLEIADKEYFGIQDAHLFSEYQQKILNKEQPVLLKLSEFRVLCFLRIFFTCPKNSIATCFELIGSTGSEESSREGYYLLRQLTNRLDDAVGHPRNGGNSPVISSPKATETSSKSKDVDDGLATCGKQGLDNRSLVSMNCLLGLAVEKDHSLKIWIYSRFKKLSESASSQVVSDISTVLEGVLQSFLNEVKAERPHDGCDEDGLDTAKYVSEYLCHELSAQKVTHEVSRSPAVPLGSTHRSGMSSNTNSGERRSVVFDSKESGDFMNTRPSVHMEVYNQQILSPIARTPSNLRNSSSDGGHHVMMENHRILNVDRPLPASRSSAGGMSCSMESPMQRLPLSHSPTNQGIWYTDGDSAAADIFFASKQLWLGSLGPDASEVLVRNKFEMFGPVNQFAFFAIKGFALVEYQNIMDAVRAREIMQGNSLWGAGLRIKFLDKGLGTKGAINSAGVGSSCYIYVGSVQSRWMKDDVVHELRKALQKGPWMVTDLGSEGALLMEFNTPEEATIAMNHLRHWRKVRSDCIQPLNLGPTNASMRTEGIRPSSTSVYVGTGSNFCANSTVGTSHFKNMLENHSDSHAPRISRLSSLLSQLSTKYNVKYDPGYNSHHMPGSCETGFFGGDTMQTNTLQISIPNGSSLFITEDELLAICNLAIDNKGSIIRLMRENMPMGSCWLVECSSMDSANTLLKNLRDCPGLFFQIEFSHSGQHHVPVKNEGSILELTSPRLNPEQGSMSHAGYAFQSNWTHVASRGMPEVGSGKTEMMIPVPSPRGNHIFSGAANDMWMHRKSEAEIHSRPAIIACNPAPPQAPPRSLQPLQGPPTVPPPVQALPAAAPQLIQGPLIAPPHQAQPPPFVRPMYFPPSGWDSRGLNHNLPPNPIPSGAMPTNLHHCSVAPPFIPASVTPLSQIRGTSMPPFDHMYAVPVVRPPVTSLPPQPPPQLDSLPPLPPPVLQPPLPSSPPPPPYPDPPNIPPPPSSPPPPPPPLLSEPSNSESSKQYLQCRWQGSLSKSGVHYCTIYAQRVESDICRYPNASAEPTEWPAKLDMTKRTDFRHVKSTFCSTPPHKKEICWLLPSSPMDHKGFQDFVSYLKQRECAGVIKIPAVNSMWARLLFILPQSSDTCSMLSVAPNPSLCLLGLVVPKETNSEWV; encoded by the exons ATGGCGACGACGGAGCAACCACTGAAGAAACGGAAGCTCTACGAACCACCTCCACCGCTGCCTCAGTCACCgcctcctcctcctccaccgCAACCACCGCCACCGCTGCCTCAACAGCAGTCGGCGCTAACTTTCCAGCAGAGCAACGCTGCTCCACCGCTATCTCAGGATGAAATTCTCCGACGGAGAAGAAACCAAGAAGAGATTCGAAATGCTTATGAGTGCTACAAACGCATTAAATTCTGCATCTCACAGAACGATGATCGTCTTTCGGTCGAACTCGAACAAGCATATCTTTCTCTCCTTACTGCCTCGAGAG GTTGCACAAGTGTACAACGTCTAGTGGCTGATTTTATTCCTCGATTTGCTTCGTATTGTCCCACTGCTCTTGAAGCTGCAGTGAAAGTTGTTATCAATATGCATAATTGGAAGTTAGCTTTGATTGGTAAAGGAGAAGATACGGACGGTGTTGCATTTGACACTGCTAAGGTGTGCATTTTTGGTCTAGCTGATATTTGTCGAAGTGCTGCTGCTGAGGCACCAACATCGTCAGTTATTCGAGGAATTTGCACCACAGTTTTTCGTGATGCACTCACCTTCTTTATATCCTGTTTTGAAGGGAAGGATGTTCTCGAGATTGCTGACAAGGAATATTTTGGTATTCAGGATGCTCATTTATTTTCTGAGTACCAACAAAAGATTTTAAACAAGGAACAACCGGTACTGCTCAAGCTATCTGAGTTCCGAGTACTTTGTTTCCTCAGAATTTTCTTTACCTGCCCCAAAAATTCAATTGCAACTTGTTTTGAGCTCATCGGCTCTACTGGATCGGAGGAATCTAGTCGGGAAGGATATTACTTACTTCGTCAGTTAACTAACAGGCTTGATGATGCTGTTGGTCATCCTAGGAATGGAGGAAATAGTCCTGTGATATCATCACCGAAGGCCACAGAAACAAGTAGCAAAAGTAAGGATGTGGATGATGGCCTTGCAACATGTGGCAAACAAGGCTTAGACAATCGCTCCCTTGTTTCGATGAACTGCTTATTAGGACTG GCTGTAGAGAAAGATCATTCTCTGAAGATTTGGATTTACTCAAGGTTTAAGAAATTAAGTGAATCAGCTTCCTCTCAAGTTGTTTCAGATATTTCCACAGTTCTTGAAGGAGTATTGCAGTCTTTCTTGAATGAAGTGAAGGCAGAAAGACCTCATGATGGTTGTGATGAGGATGGTCTGGATACTGCAAAGTATGTAAGTGAGTACTTGTGTCATGAGCTATCTGCTCAAAAAGTAACTCATGAAGTTTCTAGAAGCCCAGCAGTTCCTCTGGGATCAACTCACCGCTCCGGTATGAGTTCAAATACTAATAGTGGTGAGCGTAGGTCTGTAGTTTTTGATTCTAAAGAGTCTGGAGATTTTATGAATACTAGGCCTTCTGTGCATATGGAGGTCTATAACCAGCAGATTCTTTCACCTATTGCTAGAACACCATCGAATTTGAGAAACAGTTCATCTGATGGAGGACACCATGTTATGATGGAGAACCACCGAATTCTTAATGTGGACCGTCCTCTACCAGCCTCAAGATCATCAGCAGGAGGTATGAGCTGTTCCATGGAGTCACCTATGCAGCGGTTACCACTGTCTCATTCTCCCACAAATCAAGGGATTTGGTACACTGATGGAGACTCAGCTGCAGCAGACATCTTTTTCGCTTCAAAACAGCTATGGTTGGGGTCTTTAGGCCCTGATGCATCTGAAGTTCTTGTCAGAAATAAGTTTGAGATGTTTGGTCCAGTAAATCAATTTGCATTCTTTGCAATCAAAGGTTTTGCTTTGGTTGAATACCAAAACATTATGGATGCGGTGAGAGCCAGGGAAATCATGCAAGGAAATTCTCTTTGGGGTGCTGGTCTTCGAATAAAATTCTTGGATAAAGGATTAGGTACTAAGGGGGCTATAAATAGTGCCGGTGTTGGTTCTAGTTGCTATATTTACGTTGGAAGTGTTCAGAGCCGCTGGATGAAGGATGATGTCGTGCATGAGCTGAGAAAAGCACTTCAAAAAGGTCCTTGGATGGTTACTGATCTAGGCAGCGAAGGAGCATTGCTGATGGAGTTCAACACACCTGAGGAGGCCACAATTGCGATGAATCATCTAAGGCACTGGCGTAAGGTAAGGAGTGACTGCATTCAGCCCCTAAACTTAGGTCCAACTAATGCTTCCATGCGTACTGAAGGTATAAGACCTAGCTCTACGTCTGTTTATGTTGGTACGGGAAGCAATTTTTGTGCCAATAGTACTGTTGGGACATCTCACTTCAAGAACATGCTTGAGAACCATTCTGACAGTCACGCTCCAAGAATATCACGTCTATCTTCATTGCTTTCACAGTTGAGCACCAAATATAATGTCAAATATGATCCTGGCTATAATAGTCATCATATGCCAGGGAGTTGTGAAACTGGATTCTTCGGAGGAGATACAATGCAGACAAATACACTACAGATTAGCATTCCAAATGGTAGCTCCTTGTTTATCACAGAAGATGAGCTTTTGGCTATTTGTAATCTTGCCATTGACAACAAAGGTTCTATCATCAGGTTAATGAGAGAAAATATGCCTATGGGTTCttgttggctagttgaatgcAGCAGCATGGATTCTGCAAATACTCTCCTGAAGAACCTTCGTGATTGTCCTGGGTTATTCTTCCAGATAGAATTCAG TCACTCTGGGCAGCATCATGTTCCTGTAAAAAATGAAGGTAGTATTCTGGAGCTCACATCACCCAGACTAAATCCAGAACAAGGTAGCATGTCTCATGCTGGATATGCATTTCAGTCTAACTGGACACATGTAGCAAGCAGAGGGATGCCCGAAGTTGGTTCTGGAAAAACCGAGATGATGATTCCAGTTCCATCCCCGAGAG GTAATCATATATTCTCTGGTGCTGCTAATGACATGTGGATGCACAGGAAATCTGAAGCAGAGATACATTCTAGACCGGCAATCATTGCTTGCAATCCTGCACCTCCTCAAGCGCCTCCTAGATCACTACAGCCTCTTCAAGGACCTCCTACTGTGCCACCGCCTGTTCAAGCACTTCCTGCTGCGGCACCACAGCTAATTCAAGGACCTCTTATTGCACCACCACATCAAGCACAACCTCCGCCCTTTGTGCGCCCAATGTATTTTCCCCCAAGTGGGTGGGATTCACGTGGTTTGAACCATAACTTGCCCCCAAATCCAATTCCATCTGGTGCAATGCCTACTAATCTTCATCATTGTTCAGTTGCACCGCCATTTATACCTGCTTCTGTGACTCCACTGTCGCAAATACGAGGCACCTCCATGCCACCATTTGATCATATGTATGCTGTGCCTGTTGTTCGACCACCAGTGACGTCTTTACCACCACAACCACCACCTCAGCTTGACTCATTACCCCCGTTACCTCCACCTGTCTTGCAGCCTCCGTTACCTTCATCCCCACCCCCACCACCTTACCCTGACCCACCTAATATTCCTCCTCCACCTAGTTCCCCACCTCCTCCTCCCCCGCCTCTATTATCTGAACCTTCAAATTCAGAAAGTTCTAAACAATATTTGCAGTGTCGTTGGCAGGGCTCCTTGAGTAAAAGTGGAGTTCATTACTGCACGATTTATGCCCAAAGAGTAGAGTCAGATATTTGCAGGTATCCAAATGCCAGTGCTGAGCCGACAGA ATGGCCTGCGAAGTTGGATATGACCAAACGTACTGATTTTCGGCATGTCAAATCAACATTTTGTAGTACACCACCCCACAAA AAGGAGATATGCTGGTTGCTACCTTCTTCTCCAATGGACCATAAGGGC TTTCAAGATTTTGTATCATACTTGAAGCAGAGGGAATGTGCTGGTGTAATTAAAATCCCAGCCGTAAACTCAATGTGGGCAAGGCTTCTCTTCATCCTTCCACAGTCATCTGATACCTGCTCTATGCTCTCAGTTGCACCTAATCCTTCTCTTTGTCTACTTGGTCTGGTGGTGCCCAAAGAGACAAACTCTGAATGGGTGTGA